In one Nicotiana tomentosiformis chromosome 6, ASM39032v3, whole genome shotgun sequence genomic region, the following are encoded:
- the LOC138894275 gene encoding uncharacterized protein gives MTHQVSVIVHSMAPKLEYPDAFRITCTIESADFAKVLCDLGASINLMPYSVFKTYGIVQPRPTSMKLQMADRTMKRPLGIVDDVPFLATEKALIDVKVGELTFRVGDEKAVFHVCKSMRQPNSNEVCSFMDLVTYVIIDDTCATIIMGDMLEAVLLNFNDEEMDGFLECVNSLQGMGSYNYAPRKLSLDVKNRKTPPTKASIEEPPILELKPLPPHLKYKFLGPCSTLPVILSSCLTNVQVDSTLAVLNKRKKSIG, from the exons atgactcatcaagtgagtgtaattgtgcattcaatggctcctaaattggaataTCCCGATGCTTTCAGAATCACTTGTACCATTGAAAGTGCCGACTTTGCTAAagttctttgtgatcttggggcaagtatcaatttgatgccctattcagttttcaagactTATGGAATTGTGCAACCAAGACCTACATCTATGAAATTACAAATGGcagatcgtaccatgaagagaccgttgggtatagttgatgatgt acctttccttgctacggaaAAGGCTCTTATTGATGTGAAAGTTGGtgaactcacttttcgggtgggtgatgaaaaggcggtgttccacgtgtgcaaatctatgaggcaaccaaatagcaatgaagtatgtTCGTTCATGGACTTGGTGACCtatgttattattgatgatacatGTGCCACGATTATTatgggtgacatgttggaggccgttttgctaaATTTTAATGATGAGGAAATGGATGGCTTCTTGGAATGTGTAAAttctttgcaagggatggggtcatacaattatgcacctcggaaactttccttggatgtcaaaaataggaaaactcctcctacaaaggcttcaattgaagagcctcctatcttggagttgaaacCGTTGCCTCCACATCTCAAGTATAAATTTCtgggcccttgttctactttaccggttattctttcctcttgtttgactaacgtgcaggttgactctacattggcggtgctcaaCAAGAGGAAGAAATCTATTGGGTGA